Proteins from one Syngnathus scovelli strain Florida chromosome 9, RoL_Ssco_1.2, whole genome shotgun sequence genomic window:
- the rpz gene encoding protein rapunzel, producing the protein MEEEIVEDHTKLKQGMVKVLQCVATISSAAAVVNPIFGVAGSLMRVVLHHIDDEDIRTLKREFGSVNRALDELSRKNRQALVAIQKETLDSQYALVEENLKNQFRKFMDLVEARPEHSERKKEDFARSYADDLGDQNLHTLYDGVVGKPKLFSRPILEVFLKHSGGDRRAMERLCTRLTYLFCIGLIALMGYAAVIGDDDAGLSEEWAEKMENVQDKMQQALRMCR; encoded by the exons ATGGAAGAGGAGATAGTGGAGGACCACACCAAGCTGAAGCAGGGCATGGTGAAGGTGCTGCAGTGTGTGGCCACCATCTCGTCAGCGGCAGCTGTGGTCAACCCTATCTTCGGCGTCGCGGGTTCGCTAATGCGCGTGGTCCTGCACCACATTGACGACGAGGACATCCGCACACTCAAGCGCGAGTTCGGTTCCGTCAACCGGGCGCTGGACGAGCTCTCGCGCAAGAATCGCCAGGCCCTGGTGGCTATTCAGAAGGAGACACTGGACAGCCAGTACGCCTTGGTGGAGGAGAACCTAAAGAACCAGTTCCGCAAGTTCATGGATCTGGTGGAGGCTCGGCCTGAGCACAGCGAGCGCAAGAAGGAAGACTTTGCCCGCAGCTACGCCGACGACTTGGGCGACCAAAACCTGCACACGCTCTACGACGGTGTGGTCGGGAAGCCCAAACTCTTCAGCCGGCCCATCCTGGAG GTGTTCCTGAAGCACTCGGGTGGCGATCGTCGGGCCATGGAGCGCCTGTGCACACGCCTCACCTACTTGTTCTGCATCGGCCTGATCGCCCTGATGGGCTACGCCGCCGTTATTGGCGACGACGATGCCGGCCTGAGCGAGGAGTGGGCCGAGAAGATGGAGAACGTGCAGGACAAGATGCAGCAGGCGCTGCGTATGTGCCGCTGA
- the LOC125975742 gene encoding protein rapunzel isoform X1, with amino-acid sequence MTWCRDSDLSSTYSDETMTSQAEKILAQKKEAIEAAMEMLERGAEVVASAVGELFPLCQAAAPVLRLALDNVRSKEVFYVKEQFLTVRNSLDLLSGQLEDIDCEIKKARLDSQYFAVEENLRNQFRKYMDIIEAKPQFREVKTKLFLEHFSRSGGEKNLFVLYHALMGDSSFGESILDVVERYVSRNRRLLEDFCVRMKELLCLGLIALMGYTALTQNHQEEDDKIQDWSRKMDEIELRMKITIQSCVDAFAEQAKLDTQHLLQEKQIDSLQETSQQLLDFLVKKYDWVSWSVRLINHSGSTYRNWRAGERFHHVVGRNWFEVLQVNNINLVVSFSSRPQTVPRDAILEMMEGAARKGNAPTVVEVLEKQMSGFVVHAVSRHKESAAAWSFPDDCHYWERHKNVAVCVHAD; translated from the exons ATGACCTGGTGCAGGGATTCTGACCTTTCATCTACATATTCCGATGAG ACCATGACTAGTCAAGCGGAGAAGATTTTGGCCCAGAAGAAGGAGGCCATCGAGGCAGCCATGGAGATGTTGGAGCGTGGTGCCGAGGTTGTGGCCAGCGCGGTGGGAGAACTTTTCCCGCTGTGCCAGGCCGCTGCTCCGGTTTTGCGTCTAGCCCTCGACAATGTCCGGAGTAAGGAGGTCTTCTATGTTAAGGAGCAGTTCCTGACGGTCCGCAACAGTCTGGACCTCCTGTCGGGCCAGCTGGAGGACATCGACTGCGAGATCAAGAAGGCCCGGCTGGACTCACAGTACTTTGCCGTGGAGGAGAACCTGCGCAATCAGTTCAGGAAGTACATGGACATCATTGAAGCCAAGCCGCAGTTCCGTGAGGTCAAGACCAAACTGTTCCTGGAGCATTTCTCCAGGAGTGGCGGCGAGAAGAATCTTTTTGTGCTCTACCATGCACTCATGGGGGACAGCAGCTTTGGAGAGTCCATTCTGGACGTGGTGGAAAG GTACGTCTCCAGGAACCGCCGCCTCCTGGAGGACTTTTGCGTGCGCATGAAGGAGCTCCTCTGCCTCGGCCTCATCGCTCTGATGGGATACACGGCCTTGACCCAAAACCATCAGGAAGAAGATGACAAAATCCAAGACTGGAGCCGCAAGATGGATGAGATCGAGCTCCGCATGAAGATCACCATCCAGTCCTGCGTGGACGCCTTTGCGGAGCAGGCCAAACTGGACACCCAGCACCTCCTCCAGGAGAAGCAGATCGACAGTCTCCAGGAGACCAGCCAGCAGCTCCTGGATTTCCTGGTCAAGAAATACGACTGGGTGAGCTGGTCGGTGCGTCTCATCAACCATTCGGGGAGCACCTACCGCAACTGGAGGGCTGGCGAGCGCTTTCACCATGTGGTGGGACGCAACTGGTTTGAGGTTCTACAGGTCAACAACATCAACCTGGTGGTGTCCTTCAGTAGCAGACCCCAGACGGTGCCCAGGGACGCCATATTGGAGATGATGGAGGGTGCCGCCCGAAAGGGCAACGCCCCCACCGTGGTGGAGGTCCTGGAGAAGCAGATGAGCGGCTTTGTGGTTCACGCCGTCAGCCGCCACAAGGAGTCAGCGGCGGCATGGAGTTTCCCAGACGATTGTCACTACTGGGAGAGGCACAAGAACGTAGCCGTGTGTGTACATGCTGACTGA
- the LOC125975742 gene encoding protein rapunzel isoform X2, with translation MTSQAEKILAQKKEAIEAAMEMLERGAEVVASAVGELFPLCQAAAPVLRLALDNVRSKEVFYVKEQFLTVRNSLDLLSGQLEDIDCEIKKARLDSQYFAVEENLRNQFRKYMDIIEAKPQFREVKTKLFLEHFSRSGGEKNLFVLYHALMGDSSFGESILDVVERYVSRNRRLLEDFCVRMKELLCLGLIALMGYTALTQNHQEEDDKIQDWSRKMDEIELRMKITIQSCVDAFAEQAKLDTQHLLQEKQIDSLQETSQQLLDFLVKKYDWVSWSVRLINHSGSTYRNWRAGERFHHVVGRNWFEVLQVNNINLVVSFSSRPQTVPRDAILEMMEGAARKGNAPTVVEVLEKQMSGFVVHAVSRHKESAAAWSFPDDCHYWERHKNVAVCVHAD, from the exons ATGACTAGTCAAGCGGAGAAGATTTTGGCCCAGAAGAAGGAGGCCATCGAGGCAGCCATGGAGATGTTGGAGCGTGGTGCCGAGGTTGTGGCCAGCGCGGTGGGAGAACTTTTCCCGCTGTGCCAGGCCGCTGCTCCGGTTTTGCGTCTAGCCCTCGACAATGTCCGGAGTAAGGAGGTCTTCTATGTTAAGGAGCAGTTCCTGACGGTCCGCAACAGTCTGGACCTCCTGTCGGGCCAGCTGGAGGACATCGACTGCGAGATCAAGAAGGCCCGGCTGGACTCACAGTACTTTGCCGTGGAGGAGAACCTGCGCAATCAGTTCAGGAAGTACATGGACATCATTGAAGCCAAGCCGCAGTTCCGTGAGGTCAAGACCAAACTGTTCCTGGAGCATTTCTCCAGGAGTGGCGGCGAGAAGAATCTTTTTGTGCTCTACCATGCACTCATGGGGGACAGCAGCTTTGGAGAGTCCATTCTGGACGTGGTGGAAAG GTACGTCTCCAGGAACCGCCGCCTCCTGGAGGACTTTTGCGTGCGCATGAAGGAGCTCCTCTGCCTCGGCCTCATCGCTCTGATGGGATACACGGCCTTGACCCAAAACCATCAGGAAGAAGATGACAAAATCCAAGACTGGAGCCGCAAGATGGATGAGATCGAGCTCCGCATGAAGATCACCATCCAGTCCTGCGTGGACGCCTTTGCGGAGCAGGCCAAACTGGACACCCAGCACCTCCTCCAGGAGAAGCAGATCGACAGTCTCCAGGAGACCAGCCAGCAGCTCCTGGATTTCCTGGTCAAGAAATACGACTGGGTGAGCTGGTCGGTGCGTCTCATCAACCATTCGGGGAGCACCTACCGCAACTGGAGGGCTGGCGAGCGCTTTCACCATGTGGTGGGACGCAACTGGTTTGAGGTTCTACAGGTCAACAACATCAACCTGGTGGTGTCCTTCAGTAGCAGACCCCAGACGGTGCCCAGGGACGCCATATTGGAGATGATGGAGGGTGCCGCCCGAAAGGGCAACGCCCCCACCGTGGTGGAGGTCCTGGAGAAGCAGATGAGCGGCTTTGTGGTTCACGCCGTCAGCCGCCACAAGGAGTCAGCGGCGGCATGGAGTTTCCCAGACGATTGTCACTACTGGGAGAGGCACAAGAACGTAGCCGTGTGTGTACATGCTGACTGA